Below is a genomic region from Ferribacterium limneticum.
GACGCGCGCTCGGAGGGTAAGCGCAGCATTATATGAGCACTGTGTTAATCGTCAATGTTAATCACATGTTAATATGATGCAACACGAATCAAACAAGAGTGAATCATGGAGAAACGCACAGCCCGTTTGACCATCCTGATCGATCCTCAGAAAAAGAAAATCTTTGAGGAAATCTGCGCGGCCAAGGACCTGACTTCATCCCAGGTTGTCCGTCGCCTGGTGCGCCAGTACATCATCGAAAATGCCGGCGACCGCGAGTTGCCGGCGTGGCTCAAGCCGAGCGGCAAGGCTGGCGACTAGTCCTGTTCGTTTTCAGGCGCTTTGCGCACCTTGTCCGGGTGATTTGCGCTGATATAGGCATCGAACTTGGCCTGCATTTGCGGCGACTGCTTGGCCAGTTCGCGCAGAATATGCACCACCGCCCACAGCATGACGGCAACCCCGCCGGCGGTGCACGCTACTGCTTCGACGGTCGACGTCGGAAAATTGGCCAGAATCGCCCCCTTGCCGGCGGCAAACCAGCTGGCTCCTATACCGACGCAGGCCAGGCCAAACATGTCGACCAGCGCATAGAGAAATATCGGGCCGGTCAGGGTCGGGCGGGGTGGGCGATTGGATCGATTGAGCATGTGCTTGGCCGGTAGTTGATCGGTTTGTTGATATTTATCAAATAGTCTTGACAAAGCAAAAGTCGAGGCTTGACTTATGCACAGAGTTGGGGCGATTTGGTGCTGGGTTTTTCTGTCTGGCTGATAGATTTGCCAGATTAGGGTGTGAAATTATATTTCATTTAAAATCAACCGCTTAGGCTTGAGCTCAAGTTTCGGGCAGGGTAAGGAAAATCCTTGTGTAACGGTCACTTAGCGACTTACCCCTTGATTCATTCACAGACTTATCCACAGTTTTTGTGGATAGTTCAAAAAGCCTAAACGATGTAGCTAGATTGGCTAGCTAAGTTAAAGTGATACCTTAAGTTGTGTCACAATTTTGCTGCAGCGCAGCAGGCGATTCCTTGCTGCGCCAACCGTTTCGGACGGTGTCAATTTATTTCACTCGCATCCCGGGCTGAGCACCTGAATCGGGCGATAAAAGGAAAATTCCGGAGGTTTTGTCCTCGGTGTCCGATGCGGCCAAAACCATCCCTTCTGACAACCCGAATTTCATTTTTCGCGGTGCCAGATTGGCCACCATGACGGTCAGGCGACCGATCAGTTGCGCCGGATCGTAAGCGGCCTTGATGCCGGCGAAGACGTTGCGCGTTTCGTTTTTACCGACATCAAGCGTCAGACGCACCAGCTTGTCGGCACCTTCGACGTGTTCGGCGTTGGCGATGCGGACAATGCGCAGGTCCACCTTCATGAAGTCGTCTATGTTGCAGAACGGCTCCCATGGGCTTTCGGACTTTACCTCGTTCTGCTGATGCTCGGCGTGGCGCTGCGGTGACTGCTGCTCCTGAGTCGGGGCCAGCGATTCCTTGTTGGCTTCGACCAGTTTTTCGATCTGTTTCGGATCGACGCGCGTCATGAGGTGCTCGTAGGCATTAATGCCATGGCCGGCCGCGAGCAGGCTTTGCGTGTCGGTCCAGTTGAGCGGCGCGATGTTGAGGAACTTCTCGACCTTGCCAGCGACCACCGGCAGGATAGGCTTGAGCAGTACGGTGAGCAGGCGGAAGAGATTGAGCGCATTGGTGCAGGCAGCGTGCAGCTCGACTTCCTTGCCTTCCTGCTTGGCCAGTTCCCAGGGCTTGACGCTATCGACGTACTGATTAGCGGCGTCGGTCAGCGCCATGATTTCGCGCATGGCCTTGCCGAATTCACGGGCTTCGTAGAGTTCGGCAACGCGACTGGCCGCTTCCTGAATGGACTTGATGGCAGGCAGGTCGGCAGCGGCAGGGGCGAGCTGGCCGTTGAAGCGTTTGGCGATGAAACCAGCTGAACGGCTGGCGATATTGACGTACTTGCCGACCAGGTCTGAGTTCACCCGGGCGCCGAAATCCTCGAGGTTGAGGTCGATGTCTTCCATGCTGGCCGACAGCTTGGCGGCATAGTAGTAGCGCAGCCATTCCGGGTTGAGGCCGGTGTCGAGATAGCTCTGGGCGGTGATGAAAGTGCCGCGCGATTTCGACATTTTGGCGCCATCGACCGTGAGAAAGCCGTGCGCGAAGATCTTGGTCGGCGTGCGGTAGCCGGCGTGTTGCAGTTCGGCTGGCCAGAACAGGGCGTGGAAGTAGAGGATGTCCTTGCCGATGAAGTGGTAGAGCTCAGTCGTCGAATCGGGCTTGAAGTATTCGTTGAAATCGAGGCCGTTCCGGCTGCACAGGTTCTTGAAGGAGCCCATGTAGCCGATCGGTGCATCGAGCCAGACGTAAAAGTATTTGCCCGGCGCGTCGGGAATCTCGAAGCCGAAGTACGGGGCGTCGCGGGAAATGTCCCAGTCGGTCAGCTTGTTCTCACCAGGGGCGCCCAGCCATTCCTGCATCTTGTTGGCGGCTTCGTTCTGCAATACGCCGTTGTCGCGGCTGGTGTATTGGCGCAGGAAAGACTCGCAGCGCGGGTCGGACAGCTTGAAGAAGTAGTGCTCGGAGGTGCGAAGTTCGGGCTTGGCGCCGGAGATGGCGGAATACGGCTCCTTGAGGTCGGTCGGCGCATAGGCAGCACCGCAGGACTCGCAGTTGTCGCCGTATTGGTCCTTGGCGCCGCATTTCGGGCATTCGCCCTTGATGAAGCGATCAGGCAGGAATAGCTGTTTGACCGGGTCGTAGTACTGCTCGATGGTCCGTGTTTCGATCAGGCCGGCGGCCTTGAGCTTGCCGTAGATGTCGTTGGCGCATTCACGGGTTTCGTCGGAGTGCGTGCTGTAAAAATTGTCAAAACCGACGCCAAAGCCGGCAAAGTCGCGCGAATGCTCGCCATGGACGCGGGCGATCAGGGCTTCCGGCGTGATGCCTTCCTTTTCGGCGCGCAACATGATCGGCGTGCCGTGCGTGTCGTCGGCGCAGACATACCAGCATTCGTTGCCGGCCATCTTCTGGAAACGCACCCAGATATCGGTCTGGATGTATTCGACCAGATGGCCAAGGTGAATGGCGCCGTTGGCGTAGGGCAGGGCGGAGGTGACGAGTATTTTGCGCGACATGGATGGGCAAGGCTGGAAAAATAAAGGGCAATTTTACCGCGAGGAAGCAGGGAGGCGATTCACAAATCCCCAAGGCCTATTCGCTGGCAATTGTTACAGAACGTAAACTAGTATGCTTGATTGGTAAAACATGATCGATCGATCATTGCCGAAGAGGCATGATCGGAGCAGAATCGCGGCGAAATGGGAGGGGTTATGAATTTTGCGGTGGTCGAGGACAGTAGAAGCCAGGCTGAGGTGCTCAAGGCGCTGTTGAAGAGCGAGGGGCATCAGGTCGAAGTGTTTCCGGACGGGAAATCCTGCATCGAGGCGCTACAGACGCGAAGTTTCGATTTCTTCATCATCGACTGGATTTTGCCTGACATTGGCGGCGACGAAGTGCTTCGGCATGTGCGCGAAAAGTACGGTTGGGACGTTCCGGTTGTCTTCTGCACGGGCCGCACCGATGAAGAGGCTGCATCGGACATCCTGCGCCTCGGTGCCGATGACTATATTCCGAAGCCGATCCGCTACATGGAATTCATGGCGCGGATTCACGCGTTGCTGCGCCGCCGCCAGCCACGCGCGGTGACCGTACAGTTTGGCAGCATCGAGATCGACATGGAAGGTCGGCGCATCAAGCTGGCCGGCGTCGAGGTCGATCTGACTCAGCGCGAGTTTGAACTGGCCGTCATCCTGTTGCACAACGTCGGTCGCGTGCTGTCACGCGATGAGCTGCTGACCAGCGTCTGGGCGCGTGATGCCGGGGTCGATACGCGTACGGTTGATACGCATGCCAGCCGCCTGCGCAAAAAACTTGGGCTGGCCGGCGAAAGCGGGCTGATGCTGTCGTCAGTCTATGGTCAGGGCTATCGCCTGGATAACGTCCATCAGGGCTGATTTCAGCCAATGGTTTCGGGTATACTGGACAAAATCACTCGGGTATTGCCCGTTGCTCATCCCAAAACCGGAGTTTCCATGAGTCTTTCAGAACAGCAAATCAAGGCTGCGCTTTCTGCTGCGGTCGACCCCAATACCGGCAAGGATTTCGTCGCCGGCAAGGCGGTCAAGAATGTGAAAATTGATGGCGCCGATGTGTCGTTCGACATCGAACTGGGCTACCCGGCAAAAAGCCAGATTGATCCGATCCGCCAGCAGGTAATCGCTGCCGTGCGTAGGCTCCCGGGTGTCGGTAACGTCTCGGCCAATGTCTTCAGCAAAATCGTCGCCCATTCCGTACAACTCGGCGTCAAGCTATTGCCGGGCGTCAAGAACATCATCGCCATCGCTTCCGGCAAGGGCGGCGTCGGCAAGAGTACGACAGCAGTTAACCTCGCTCTGGCACTGGCTCAGGAAGGCGCCCGGGTTGGTATTCTCGACGCCGACATTTATGGCCCGTCGCAGCCGCAAATGCTTGGCCTGGCCGGTCAGCAGCCGGAGTCAAAGGATGGCCAGAGCATGGAGCCGCTGGAGGCTTATGGCGTGCAAGCCATGTCGATCGGCTTCATGGTCGATGTCGAAACGCCGATGGTTTGGCGTGGCCCGATGGTCTCTCAGGCCTTGGACCAGATGCTGGGTCAGACCAACTGGAATGACGTTGATTACCTGATCGTTGATATGCCACCGGGTACCGGCGACATCCAGTTGTCACTGGCCCAGAAGGTGCCGGTGACCGGTGCCGTGATCGTCACCACGCCGCAGGACATCGCGCTGATCGACGCGCGCAAGGGGCTGAAGATGTTCGAGAAGGTCAATATTCCGATCATCGGCATCGTCGAAAACATGAGCATCCACATCTGTTCGAAGTGCGGCCATGAAGAGCATATTTTCGGCTCAGGCGGCGGCGAGAAAATGTGTGCTGACTACGACACTGAATTCCTCGGCAGTTTGCCTCTGGAACTGGCGATTCGCGAGATGGCCGATGGCGGCAAGCCGACCGTGGTCGGCGCGCCGGATTCGCGTACGGCCGAGATCTATCGCGGCATTGCCCGTCGTATCGCGATCAAGATTGGCGAGAAGGCCAAGGACATGACCTCGAAATTCCCCAATATCGTTGTGCAGAACACCTGATTTTTATACATGGTGGCCAACAAAGGCGGGTAAAATCCCGCCTTTGTTTTTTGTCGAGCGGAACCGGAAAAATGACCATCAAATCAGACAAGTGGATACGCCGGATGGCGGCAGAGCACGGCATGATCGAGCCGTTTTCGCCAGAG
It encodes:
- the apbC gene encoding iron-sulfur cluster carrier protein ApbC produces the protein MSLSEQQIKAALSAAVDPNTGKDFVAGKAVKNVKIDGADVSFDIELGYPAKSQIDPIRQQVIAAVRRLPGVGNVSANVFSKIVAHSVQLGVKLLPGVKNIIAIASGKGGVGKSTTAVNLALALAQEGARVGILDADIYGPSQPQMLGLAGQQPESKDGQSMEPLEAYGVQAMSIGFMVDVETPMVWRGPMVSQALDQMLGQTNWNDVDYLIVDMPPGTGDIQLSLAQKVPVTGAVIVTTPQDIALIDARKGLKMFEKVNIPIIGIVENMSIHICSKCGHEEHIFGSGGGEKMCADYDTEFLGSLPLELAIREMADGGKPTVVGAPDSRTAEIYRGIARRIAIKIGEKAKDMTSKFPNIVVQNT
- the metG gene encoding methionine--tRNA ligase, whose protein sequence is MSRKILVTSALPYANGAIHLGHLVEYIQTDIWVRFQKMAGNECWYVCADDTHGTPIMLRAEKEGITPEALIARVHGEHSRDFAGFGVGFDNFYSTHSDETRECANDIYGKLKAAGLIETRTIEQYYDPVKQLFLPDRFIKGECPKCGAKDQYGDNCESCGAAYAPTDLKEPYSAISGAKPELRTSEHYFFKLSDPRCESFLRQYTSRDNGVLQNEAANKMQEWLGAPGENKLTDWDISRDAPYFGFEIPDAPGKYFYVWLDAPIGYMGSFKNLCSRNGLDFNEYFKPDSTTELYHFIGKDILYFHALFWPAELQHAGYRTPTKIFAHGFLTVDGAKMSKSRGTFITAQSYLDTGLNPEWLRYYYAAKLSASMEDIDLNLEDFGARVNSDLVGKYVNIASRSAGFIAKRFNGQLAPAAADLPAIKSIQEAASRVAELYEAREFGKAMREIMALTDAANQYVDSVKPWELAKQEGKEVELHAACTNALNLFRLLTVLLKPILPVVAGKVEKFLNIAPLNWTDTQSLLAAGHGINAYEHLMTRVDPKQIEKLVEANKESLAPTQEQQSPQRHAEHQQNEVKSESPWEPFCNIDDFMKVDLRIVRIANAEHVEGADKLVRLTLDVGKNETRNVFAGIKAAYDPAQLIGRLTVMVANLAPRKMKFGLSEGMVLAASDTEDKTSGIFLLSPDSGAQPGMRVK
- a CDS encoding DUF4007 family protein gives rise to the protein MLNRSNRPPRPTLTGPIFLYALVDMFGLACVGIGASWFAAGKGAILANFPTSTVEAVACTAGGVAVMLWAVVHILRELAKQSPQMQAKFDAYISANHPDKVRKAPENEQD
- a CDS encoding response regulator transcription factor, with the translated sequence MNFAVVEDSRSQAEVLKALLKSEGHQVEVFPDGKSCIEALQTRSFDFFIIDWILPDIGGDEVLRHVREKYGWDVPVVFCTGRTDEEAASDILRLGADDYIPKPIRYMEFMARIHALLRRRQPRAVTVQFGSIEIDMEGRRIKLAGVEVDLTQREFELAVILLHNVGRVLSRDELLTSVWARDAGVDTRTVDTHASRLRKKLGLAGESGLMLSSVYGQGYRLDNVHQG
- a CDS encoding ribbon-helix-helix protein, CopG family — encoded protein: MEKRTARLTILIDPQKKKIFEEICAAKDLTSSQVVRRLVRQYIIENAGDRELPAWLKPSGKAGD